A genome region from Bemisia tabaci chromosome 3, PGI_BMITA_v3 includes the following:
- the LOC109044293 gene encoding uncharacterized protein, producing the protein MPGAVLIFALCVFGSTLAVDRTLEPGAHGRDVVETVVYRIHRSRVFPDDRDFFRRVAYTESNFGDDPRTYRNGYYGGIWQFDGLKTTQHDGPYDVITPQLKSIHAAIKQRMGIDWMQVKKEDLLKPFYSGLAARIHIEQTRLSRGPIPDDIHGQDIYWKDWYHTHEMKYGDYERRAYELLEEDMRTAGGKLDMVMVVDGSASIGLSNFRSALASLARLVNIFDLQEANVGMVTYSDKVTSIIPLVNELNMTQLQAAIRQTRYPCSNTNTYAGMMAAIDEFKKLPGARKELGIPQLMVVFTDGEHNVEPDPGVSAVKAAEAGIITCSFGIGNSIHDDELLRIANNESDFKFNTNSYDTLTEQIVLIARRAKTVPQTPKMGSETEETLKEIGDKRYYRLGVPDNGTTIILINERGETRGYWTYSNERPSSAFYDGVITAGETFIPPPPQRVSSGEVRQRREAIQDPPKRDVMIALESFSTDSRVRMKIAAGDVTTSGATRVDVTCFVLATVLTFTVSLLK; encoded by the exons ATGCCCGGAGCGGTTTTGATTTTCGCTTTATGCGTGTTCGGCTCCACATTGGCTGTGGATCGCACCCTCGAACCGGGGGCCCATGGTCGAGATGTGGTCGAGACGGTTGTGTATCGGATCCACCGTAGCCGTGTGTTTCCGGACGACAGAGACTTTTTCCGGCGTGTGGCCTACACCGAAAGTAACTTCGGCGACGATCCGAGGACCTACCGCAACGGATACTACGGAGGCATCTGGCAGTTCGACGGGCTCAAAACGACGCAGCACGATGGCCCGTATGACGTCATCACCCCGCAGCTCAAAAGCATACACGCAGCGATCAAACAAAGGATGGGAATCGACTGGATGCAG gtgaaaaaagaagatttgttgAAGCCCTTCTACTCAGGCCTTGCCGCTCGCATCCACATCGAACAGACGCGGCTCTCCCGCGGCCCGATTCCCGACGACATCCACGGGCAGGACATTTACTGGAAGGACTGGTACCACACCCACGAGATGAAGTACGGTGACTACGAGAGGCGAGCGTACGAGCTGCTCGAGGAGGACATGCGCACAGCAGGCGGGAAGCTGGACATGGTGATGGTCGTCGACGGCAGCGCGAGTATCGGACTGTCAAACTTCAGATCGGCGCTGGCCTCGCTGGCACGCTTGGTCAACATCTTCGACCTCCAGGAGGCCAACGTTGGCATGGTCACCTACTCGGACAAGGTGACCAGCATCATCCCTTTGGTGAACGAGCTGAACATGACACAGCTACAGGCGGCCATTCGACAGACAAGGTATCCATGCTCTAATACGAACACCTACGCGGGGATGATGGCAGCCATTGATGAGTTCAAAAAACTACCGGGAGCCCGGAAGGAATTGGGCATACCACAATTAATGGTCGTCTTTACCGATGGCGAACACAACGTTGAACCTGATCCGGGCGTTTCGGCTGTAAAAGCTGCCGAAGCAG GTATCATAACTTGTAGCTTCGGGATCGGAAATTCCATCCACGATGACGAGCTACTCAGAATCGCGAACAACGAATCTGATTTCAAATTCAACACGAACTCATACGACACGTTGACAGAGCAGATAGTCCTCATCGCCCGAAGAGCAAAGACAGTTCCGCAGACGCCGAAAATGGGATCAGAGACCGAAGAAACTCTGAAGGAGATCGGTGATAAGAGGTACTACCGACTGGGGGTCCCAGATAACGGCACGACTATCATACTGATCAACGAGAGGGGTGAGACCCGGGGCTACTGGACTTACTCCAACGAGCGGCCGTCCAGCGCCTTTTACGATGGGGTTATAACCGCCGGGGAGACGTTTATTCCACCCCCACCGCAACGAGTTTCTTCCGGGGAGGTTAGACAACGACGAGAAGCAATCCAGGATCCACCCAAGAGAGACGTCATGATTGCGCTTGAGAGTTTTTCGACTGATAGTAGAGTGAGGATGAAGATCGCTGCGGGAGATGTCACCACGTCCGGGGCTACCAGAGTTGACGTCACGTGTTTTGTTCTTGCCACGGTTCTCACTTTCACCGTTTCTCTCTTAAAATAG